The window GAACACACTACAAGATAGCTACTATCCATCGAACGGGGAAGCTCAATATAGGAGAGGTAAGTGTTTTTATCGGAGTAAGTACTCCGCACAGGAGTGAAGCTTTTGAGGCTTGCCGCTACATAATTGAGAAACTGAAGCACCGCGCCCCTATCTGGAAAAAGGAATACTACAGCGACGGCACTAGCGAGTGGTCAGAAGGTTGCTCGCTTTGTGGCAATGGATGAAGAATATTTACATTATCCGTGGGACAAAAAAGATTAATGCCGTTTAGATTTATTGGCATTGCACTTGTGGGCGGCAAGTCGAGCCGCATGGGGCAAAATAAAGCCCTTTTAAAACTCCCTTCTGGGATATCTTTAGCAGATAAGGCTCTCGAAGTGTTAAAAGGAGTCAAAATACCAGCTGAGATTGAAGCATGCTACCTAAGCGGAGGTTTAGAAGGCTATCCGAGCATCCCCGATATAGTTTTAGACAAAGGCCCTTTAGGCGGAATTTACTCCTGCATTTCAGCTCTAAGCAGTGGTGAGGAGAATCTAGTTTTTGTCTTTATACCAGTCGACATGCCTGCCATAACGCCAGCTTTGCTCGAACAGTTGCTGTTTTCACTTACTCCCCGTTCGCTGGTCTCGCATTTTTCGGGAGAACAGTTCCCCGTAGCGATACGAGTGACCAAGGCTGTTATTAATCTCCTAGAAAAAAGACTGCTAGACTGTTTAGAAAGAAATTTTTCCGTAAAAGCTTTTTTAGCTGATTTAGAAATTTTAGAAGCAGGCTCCGTTGTTAAGGTCGATAAGGCAAGTGTTGATATGAATTTTTATGGCAATTTTTTTAACGCAAATACACCTAACGAGTGGCAGTACTTTTTAAAGGAGTCGTCACATGAATGTTAGATTAGCGAGCAGCAGCGTGAGATTTAGGATTAGCCAAAAGGAAGTAGAGACGCTGATGAAAAGCCAAATCATCGAAGAGTCTATAATTTTAGCAGATGGCAGCTTGCTCGCATTTAAGATAAGCGTACAAGAAAAATCCTCGGGAACAGAGGTGAAAAATTTAACTTTCCAAAAAAACTGCCTTCACCTAGCGATTACAGAAATGGATTTTAAGCAGCTCATTCACGAAGCACCGGCGAAAGAAGGTATTAGCTTTAAGACATATGCACCAAACGGCACTACCGTAAAATATTCACTGCAAATCGATATGGCTAAAACGGCGAAAGACACTTAGATTTATCTCTAAACATTTGAATTTTCCCATCTTAATCTATACAATAACCAATCTCAAACCCGAAAAGGAAGGCGTTACACTTAAGTATTATGTTTGACTCATTATCTCAGAAATTAGAATCGACTTTCAAGCGTTTGCGTTCGCGCGGAACTTTAAGTGAAGAAGACATAGATTTAGCACTAAAAGATATTCGCCTTGCCTTGCTCGAAGCTGATGTAAACTACAACGTATGTAAGAAGTTCTGTGAAAACGTTAAGGCGAAAACTCTAGGCAGGGAGCTAAAAAAGAGCTTAAGCCCGGGTCAAGCGGTCATCAAATACGTCCACGATGAACTCATTAACGCAATGGGCAAGTATGAGCCTTTGCGATTTAACTTTGCTCCGCCAGTAATTATCATGGCCGTTGGCCTCCAAGGGTCGGGAAAAACTACCTCCTGCGGCAAACTCGCGCGCTACCTTAGAGATGACTTGAAGCGTCGCCCGATGTTAGTTCCGGCCGATGTCTATCGCCCAGCCGCCATCGAACAGCTTAAGACAATAGGTCGCACGCTTGGGATCGAAGTTTTTGATGCTTCGACACAGGACAAGCCAGTTGACATTGCAAAAAGAGCAAGTGAGTACGCGGCTAAAGCTGGCTTTGATACCGTTATACTAGACACTGCTGGCAGGTTGCAGATAGATGCGGCTTTAATGAACGAACTAGTTGAAATCATTGAACAAATAGAGCCACATGAAATACTTTTAGTCGCCGACGCCATGACGGGTCAAGAGGCAGTAAACGTCGCAAAAGGCTTTGATCAATGTCTCGACATCGATGGCATAATTCTAACCAAACTAGACGGAGATGCCCGTGGCGGCGCTGCACTTGCAATGCGCGAAGTGACTGGGAAACCTATTAAATTAATAGGAGTTGGCGAAAAACTCGATGCATTAGAGCCGTTTCGCCCAGACAGGATGGCCTCGAGGATCCTTGGCATGGGTGATGTCTTGACTTTTATCGAAAAAGCAAGCAAACAAATCGACTTTGAAGAATCGAAGCGCCTCCAAAGCAAATTAAAGAAAAACGAATTTACGATGGAGGACTTTTACGCGCAGCTTCAGTCCATTAAAAAGATGGGGTCTGTTACTTCCTTGCTGGAAATGATTCCCGGAATGGGAAAAGCAGCTAAGGGCATTAACGAGGATTTGGCCGAAAAGGAATTTAAGCACATTGAGGCCATTATTCTTTCCATGACTCAGAAAGAGCGGCGAGACCATAGTATCATTAATGGCAGTCGTCGGCGCCGCATCGCTGATGGAAGTGGCACATCCGTAGAAACGGTAAACAAGTTTCTGAAGCAGTTTGCGGAAATGCGCAAGATCATGAAGAAAGTAACGAAA is drawn from Deltaproteobacteria bacterium and contains these coding sequences:
- a CDS encoding molybdenum cofactor biosynthesis protein MoaE, producing MQGNNLFVDLTSLPINIESALGFLTNYNCGAHSIFLGTARNNNHGRIVEALEYDAHVELAKNVLTNICIEAAAGLGTHYKIATIHRTGKLNIGEVSVFIGVSTPHRSEAFEACRYIIEKLKHRAPIWKKEYYSDGTSEWSEGCSLCGNG
- a CDS encoding molybdenum cofactor guanylyltransferase; its protein translation is MPFRFIGIALVGGKSSRMGQNKALLKLPSGISLADKALEVLKGVKIPAEIEACYLSGGLEGYPSIPDIVLDKGPLGGIYSCISALSSGEENLVFVFIPVDMPAITPALLEQLLFSLTPRSLVSHFSGEQFPVAIRVTKAVINLLEKRLLDCLERNFSVKAFLADLEILEAGSVVKVDKASVDMNFYGNFFNANTPNEWQYFLKESSHEC
- the ffh gene encoding signal recognition particle protein, translated to MFDSLSQKLESTFKRLRSRGTLSEEDIDLALKDIRLALLEADVNYNVCKKFCENVKAKTLGRELKKSLSPGQAVIKYVHDELINAMGKYEPLRFNFAPPVIIMAVGLQGSGKTTSCGKLARYLRDDLKRRPMLVPADVYRPAAIEQLKTIGRTLGIEVFDASTQDKPVDIAKRASEYAAKAGFDTVILDTAGRLQIDAALMNELVEIIEQIEPHEILLVADAMTGQEAVNVAKGFDQCLDIDGIILTKLDGDARGGAALAMREVTGKPIKLIGVGEKLDALEPFRPDRMASRILGMGDVLTFIEKASKQIDFEESKRLQSKLKKNEFTMEDFYAQLQSIKKMGSVTSLLEMIPGMGKAAKGINEDLAEKEFKHIEAIILSMTQKERRDHSIINGSRRRRIADGSGTSVETVNKFLKQFAEMRKIMKKVTKMGPSALSGLSGMLKGNMRPPSLS